A window of the Mus musculus strain C57BL/6J chromosome 18, GRCm38.p6 C57BL/6J genome harbors these coding sequences:
- the Prelid3a gene encoding PRELI domain containing protein 3A isoform X2, whose protein sequence is MKIWSSEHVFGHPWDTVIKAAMRKYPNPMNPCVVGVDVLERSVDGCGRLHSLRLLSTEWGLPGLVRAILGANRTLTYIKERSVVDPAARKMELCSTNITLTNLVSVNERLVYTPHPENPEKTVLTQEAIITVKGISLGSYLESLMATTISSNAKKSDVSPKRVKEERKGSVDE, encoded by the exons ATGAAGATCTGGAGCTCGGAGCACGTGTTCGG CCATCCCTGGGACACGGTGATCAAGGCGGCCATGCGGAAGTACCCTAACCCGATGAACCCCTGCGTCGTGGGCGTGGATGTGCTGGAGCGCAGCGTGGATGGCTGTGGGCGCCTGCACAGTCTGCGCCTGCTCAGTACCGAATGGGGGCTGCCTGGCCTCGTGCGAGCG atTTTGGGAGCCAACAGGACCTTGACGTACATCAAAGAGCGCTCCGTCGTGGATCCGGCTGCCAGGAAAATGGAGCTGTGCTCCACCAAT atcacGCTCACGAATCTGGTGTCAGTGAATGAGAGGTTGGTGTACACACCTCATCCAGAGAACCCTGAAAA GACTGTGCTCACTCAAGAAGCCATCATCACTGTGAAGGGAATTAGCTTGGGGAGCTACCTGGAAAGTCTGATGGCCACCACGATATCCTCCAATGCTAAGAAG TCAGATGTCTCACCAAAAAGagtcaaagaagaaaggaaaggaagtgtgGACGAATAA
- the Prelid3a gene encoding PRELI domain containing protein 3A isoform X3, whose protein sequence is MKIWSSEHVFGHPWDTVIKAAMRKYPNPMNPCVVGVDVLERSVDGCGRLHSLRLLSTEWGLPGLVRAILGANRTLTYIKERSVVDPAARKMELCSTNITLTNLVSVNERLVYTPHPENPEKTVLTQEAIITVKGISLGSYLESLMATTISSNAKKGWAAIEWIIEHSESAIS, encoded by the exons ATGAAGATCTGGAGCTCGGAGCACGTGTTCGG CCATCCCTGGGACACGGTGATCAAGGCGGCCATGCGGAAGTACCCTAACCCGATGAACCCCTGCGTCGTGGGCGTGGATGTGCTGGAGCGCAGCGTGGATGGCTGTGGGCGCCTGCACAGTCTGCGCCTGCTCAGTACCGAATGGGGGCTGCCTGGCCTCGTGCGAGCG atTTTGGGAGCCAACAGGACCTTGACGTACATCAAAGAGCGCTCCGTCGTGGATCCGGCTGCCAGGAAAATGGAGCTGTGCTCCACCAAT atcacGCTCACGAATCTGGTGTCAGTGAATGAGAGGTTGGTGTACACACCTCATCCAGAGAACCCTGAAAA GACTGTGCTCACTCAAGAAGCCATCATCACTGTGAAGGGAATTAGCTTGGGGAGCTACCTGGAAAGTCTGATGGCCACCACGATATCCTCCAATGCTAAGAAG GGGTGGGCTGCCATTGAGTGGATAATTGAACATTCCGAGAGCGCCATAAGCTAA
- the Prelid3a gene encoding PRELI domain containing protein 3A isoform X1 codes for MKIWSSEHVFGHPWDTVIKAAMRKYPNPMNPCVVGVDVLERSVDGCGRLHSLRLLSTEWGLPGLVRAILGANRTLTYIKERSVVDPAARKMELCSTNITLTNLVSVNERLVYTPHPENPEKTVLTQEAIITVKGISLGSYLESLMATTISSNAKKMSHQKESKKKGKEVWTNKEDERQVWLGLPPSLEEVSAGIFPPSAASGPGASSVRLFV; via the exons ATGAAGATCTGGAGCTCGGAGCACGTGTTCGG CCATCCCTGGGACACGGTGATCAAGGCGGCCATGCGGAAGTACCCTAACCCGATGAACCCCTGCGTCGTGGGCGTGGATGTGCTGGAGCGCAGCGTGGATGGCTGTGGGCGCCTGCACAGTCTGCGCCTGCTCAGTACCGAATGGGGGCTGCCTGGCCTCGTGCGAGCG atTTTGGGAGCCAACAGGACCTTGACGTACATCAAAGAGCGCTCCGTCGTGGATCCGGCTGCCAGGAAAATGGAGCTGTGCTCCACCAAT atcacGCTCACGAATCTGGTGTCAGTGAATGAGAGGTTGGTGTACACACCTCATCCAGAGAACCCTGAAAA GACTGTGCTCACTCAAGAAGCCATCATCACTGTGAAGGGAATTAGCTTGGGGAGCTACCTGGAAAGTCTGATGGCCACCACGATATCCTCCAATGCTAAGAAG ATGTCTCACCAAAAAGagtcaaagaagaaaggaaaggaagtgtgGACGAATAAAGAAGACGAGAGGCAAGTGTGGCTGGGGCTCCCGCCAAGTCTGGAAGAGGTGTCTGCTGGAATCTTTCCTCCCAGTGCAGCATCAGGCCCAGGCGCCAGCTCTGTGAGGCTGTTTGTGTGA